One part of the Alistipes onderdonkii genome encodes these proteins:
- a CDS encoding nitroreductase family protein, which yields MDFLSLAKKRYACRKYTAQKVEQAKLDTILEAGRVAPTGANRQPQRLIVVRSEEGMARLARCTRDFGAPCAIIVCADTGQAWERKYDGKVIGDIDASIVTDHMMLCAASLGLDTLWICMFKPEAVRAEFNLPEHVEPVNILLVGYGAGIPADPGRHELLRKPLSETVVEERF from the coding sequence ATGGATTTCCTCTCGTTAGCCAAGAAACGGTATGCCTGCCGTAAATATACGGCCCAAAAGGTCGAACAGGCAAAACTCGACACGATCCTCGAAGCCGGCCGCGTGGCTCCCACGGGCGCCAACCGCCAGCCCCAGCGGCTCATCGTCGTGCGTTCCGAAGAAGGCATGGCACGCCTGGCACGATGCACGCGCGATTTCGGGGCGCCCTGCGCCATCATCGTATGCGCCGATACCGGCCAGGCCTGGGAGCGGAAATACGACGGCAAGGTGATCGGCGACATCGACGCTTCGATCGTCACCGACCACATGATGCTTTGCGCCGCGTCGCTGGGACTCGACACGCTGTGGATCTGCATGTTCAAACCCGAAGCCGTACGCGCGGAATTCAACCTGCCGGAGCATGTCGAACCGGTGAATATCCTGCTCGTGGGCTACGGCGCCGGCATCCCGGCCGACCCCGGCCGCCATGAGCTGCTGCGCAAACCGCTGTCGGAGACGGTCGTCGAAGAACGATTCTGA
- a CDS encoding aldose 1-epimerase: MLRSIAWHGMRAVEFSKGDYAALLVPDMGANLVRLADTRRGIEILRAPAGDEVEEFRRRPHVFGLPILFPPNRIADGQYTFDGRTYRFPITDAKGGHYHHGILKSQPFAVSKACETADEVLVECRYYSNAGNDAIFRDFPHEFKCKIVYRLTAGGLEQEVMFANRSKEPMPVGVGFHTPMRIPFAGGAAGDYVMRAAIGEQVELSGRNIPTGRKLPLSEKFARLRGAGLQVTDCDPIEAAFTVREIEVDGKPFRGALVENLRTGVRTCYEVDGQTTCWTIWNNGGKVPYCCPEPQSWTTNAPNMPDPEAEGFRSIAPGGTWSMKFRLYAK; encoded by the coding sequence ATGCTGCGCAGCATAGCGTGGCATGGAATGCGGGCCGTGGAGTTTTCGAAAGGGGACTACGCGGCCCTGCTGGTTCCGGACATGGGCGCCAACCTTGTGCGGCTGGCCGACACGCGGCGCGGCATCGAAATCCTGCGTGCACCCGCCGGGGATGAGGTCGAAGAGTTCCGGCGGCGCCCGCATGTGTTCGGACTGCCGATCCTCTTCCCGCCCAACCGCATTGCAGACGGGCAATACACGTTCGACGGGCGCACCTACCGCTTCCCGATCACCGACGCGAAAGGAGGCCACTATCACCACGGCATTCTCAAGAGCCAGCCTTTCGCCGTGTCGAAGGCGTGTGAAACCGCGGACGAGGTGTTGGTCGAATGCCGCTACTATTCGAATGCGGGGAACGATGCGATATTCCGCGATTTCCCGCACGAGTTCAAGTGCAAGATCGTATACCGCCTCACGGCCGGCGGGCTGGAACAGGAGGTGATGTTCGCCAACCGCAGCAAGGAGCCGATGCCCGTCGGCGTGGGGTTCCATACGCCGATGCGGATTCCCTTCGCCGGAGGAGCGGCTGGCGATTACGTGATGCGTGCGGCGATTGGAGAACAAGTTGAGCTGAGCGGACGTAACATCCCGACCGGCCGCAAGTTGCCGTTGTCGGAGAAATTTGCCCGGCTGCGCGGCGCGGGGTTGCAGGTGACGGACTGCGACCCGATCGAGGCGGCTTTCACGGTGCGCGAGATCGAGGTGGACGGCAAGCCGTTCCGCGGCGCGTTGGTCGAGAACCTGCGCACGGGCGTCCGTACCTGCTACGAGGTGGACGGGCAGACGACCTGCTGGACGATCTGGAACAACGGCGGCAAGGTTCCCTACTGCTGCCCCGAGCCGCAGTCGTGGACGACCAACGCCCCGAACATGCCCGACCCCGAAGCCGAAGGTTTCCGGTCGATCGCCCCGGGCGGGACGTGGAGCATGAAATTCCGGTTGTACGCCAAATAG
- the trxA gene encoding thioredoxin, with product MALAITKENFQEVLSSELPVVIDFWAEWCGPCRMVAPIVDELATEYEGRVLIAKCDVEENDEITAKYGVRNIPTIIFLKGGELVDKQVGAASKDALVAKIEKLL from the coding sequence ATGGCTTTAGCAATCACAAAGGAGAATTTTCAGGAAGTACTTTCGTCAGAGCTGCCCGTCGTCATCGACTTCTGGGCCGAATGGTGCGGTCCCTGCCGCATGGTAGCCCCCATCGTGGACGAGCTCGCCACCGAGTATGAGGGCCGCGTCCTGATCGCCAAGTGCGACGTGGAGGAGAACGATGAGATCACGGCGAAATACGGCGTGCGCAACATCCCCACCATTATCTTCCTCAAGGGCGGGGAACTGGTGGACAAGCAGGTCGGCGCCGCATCGAAGGATGCGCTGGTCGCCAAGATCGAAAAGCTGCTCTAA
- the dnaE gene encoding DNA polymerase III subunit alpha — protein MPEFVHLHVHTQYSILDGAAAIKPLIKRAKALGMNAIAITDHGNMYGVKNFHDTATDAGVKPILGCEVYVVKNRFEKDKDEKAGDHLILLAKNLEGYHNLCKMVSYSFTEGFYYKPRIDKQLLEQYHEGLICCSACLGGEVPQAIMHNDMEEAERVVQWFKGVFGDDYYLELQLHPSGDPQKDADVYENQLRVNKALLELAAKFGVKYICSNDVHFILAEDAVAHDHLICLNTGRDLDDPNRMRYTFQEYLKSPEEMAALFPDHPEALATTLEIAAKCEDYKLTHAPLMPNFPPPEDFKIDLAELRESFVKKIEDAELLARIGACASVEELERLVAHDKELSDRLMVAKQYCYLVDLTYKGAHRRYGEVLDEKVEQRLKYELDTIEWMGFPGYFLIVWDYIRAAREMGVSVGPGRGSAAGSVVAYCLKITNIDPLKYDLLFERFLNPERISLPDVDVDFDEDGRADVLRYCVQKYGQKRVAQIVTFGTMAPKMAIKDVARVQKLALSESDRLSKLVPDKITPDKKHGETPFDFVYKESPELAAERESPNQLIRNTLKYAEKLEGSIRQTGVHACGVIIGQDDLEKFAPMAIAKDAELNVVEFEGKEVESVGLIKMDFLGLRTLSIIKDAVENVKAVHGVDVDIDDIPLDDAQTYEVFARGDTTGLFQFESPGMKKHLRNLKPNRFEDLIAMNALYRPGPMEYIPNFIARKHGQEPVTYEIADMEEYLSDTYGITVYQEQVMLLSQKLAGFTGGEADTLRKAMGKKKRDVLDKMKPKFINGCKERGHDEKICDKIWGDWEAFASYAFNKSHSTCYAYVAYQTGYLKAHYPSEFMAALLSRNLADIKQLTLYMNECKRMGIRVLGPDINESMRTFSSNKSGDVRFGLGAVKGVGEAAVESIIAERNANGRFKDIYDLMERVNFTAVNRKCFENLAYAGGFDSISGFHRGKFFGADARDNTGITFIEQLMRYGQRFQAEKNNAQQSLFGGGGQVDIQRPVLPACKDWTQLETLAKEREMIGLYLSAHPLDDYKVIINHMCKTQLTELENLDPFKGQEIAVAGMVVSVQNLMTKTGKPWGKFVLEDYNGTHEFALFGKDYENFRKYLFADYFLFIRGRVQPKPYNDKELEFKIISMVQLSEMRDTMIKEMHVQLPVQEVTQELIRDLSERVREARGETLFRVNVYDRDAHVSLSLFSKSYKVSLTQSLVGYLEDNDIKYSIA, from the coding sequence ATGCCTGAATTCGTCCATCTGCACGTACATACCCAATATTCGATCCTCGACGGCGCCGCGGCCATCAAGCCGCTCATCAAACGCGCCAAAGCATTGGGGATGAATGCCATCGCCATCACCGATCACGGCAACATGTACGGTGTCAAGAATTTCCACGACACCGCTACGGACGCCGGGGTGAAGCCGATCCTCGGCTGTGAGGTCTACGTGGTGAAAAACCGTTTCGAGAAGGACAAGGACGAGAAGGCCGGCGACCACCTGATCCTGCTGGCCAAGAACCTCGAAGGCTACCACAACCTCTGCAAGATGGTCTCCTACTCGTTTACCGAGGGGTTCTATTACAAGCCGCGCATCGACAAGCAACTGCTCGAACAGTACCACGAAGGGCTGATCTGCTGCTCAGCATGTCTGGGCGGCGAGGTGCCCCAGGCCATCATGCACAACGACATGGAGGAGGCCGAGCGCGTGGTGCAGTGGTTCAAGGGGGTCTTCGGCGACGACTATTACCTCGAATTGCAGCTGCATCCCTCGGGCGACCCGCAGAAGGATGCGGACGTCTACGAGAACCAGCTGCGGGTGAACAAGGCGCTGCTGGAGCTGGCCGCCAAGTTCGGCGTGAAGTACATCTGTTCCAACGACGTGCACTTCATCCTCGCGGAGGATGCCGTGGCGCACGACCACCTGATATGCCTCAATACGGGGCGCGACCTGGACGACCCGAACCGTATGCGTTACACGTTCCAGGAGTACCTCAAATCACCCGAGGAGATGGCCGCGCTGTTCCCCGACCACCCCGAGGCACTGGCCACGACGCTCGAGATCGCCGCCAAATGCGAGGATTACAAGCTCACGCACGCCCCCCTGATGCCGAATTTTCCGCCGCCGGAGGATTTCAAGATCGACCTCGCGGAGCTCCGCGAATCCTTCGTCAAGAAGATCGAGGACGCGGAGTTGCTGGCCAGGATCGGCGCCTGTGCGTCGGTCGAAGAGCTGGAGCGGCTCGTCGCCCATGACAAGGAGCTGTCGGACAGGCTGATGGTCGCCAAGCAATATTGCTACCTCGTAGACCTCACCTACAAGGGCGCGCACCGTCGTTACGGTGAGGTGCTGGACGAGAAGGTCGAGCAACGGCTCAAATACGAGTTGGATACGATCGAGTGGATGGGTTTCCCGGGCTACTTCCTGATCGTGTGGGACTACATCCGCGCCGCCCGCGAAATGGGGGTCTCGGTGGGCCCCGGCCGTGGTTCGGCCGCGGGTTCGGTGGTCGCCTACTGCCTGAAGATCACCAATATCGACCCGCTGAAATACGACCTGCTGTTCGAGCGTTTCCTCAACCCCGAGCGTATCTCGCTGCCCGATGTCGACGTCGACTTCGATGAGGACGGCCGCGCCGACGTATTACGCTACTGCGTGCAGAAATACGGCCAGAAGCGCGTTGCCCAGATCGTGACGTTCGGCACCATGGCGCCCAAGATGGCCATCAAGGACGTTGCCCGTGTGCAGAAGCTCGCCCTCTCGGAGAGCGACCGCCTGTCGAAACTGGTGCCCGACAAGATCACCCCCGACAAGAAACACGGCGAGACGCCGTTCGATTTCGTATACAAGGAGTCTCCCGAGCTGGCAGCCGAGCGCGAGTCGCCCAACCAGCTGATACGCAATACGCTCAAGTACGCCGAGAAACTCGAAGGCTCGATCCGCCAGACGGGTGTGCACGCCTGCGGCGTGATCATCGGCCAGGACGACCTCGAGAAGTTCGCGCCGATGGCCATTGCCAAGGATGCCGAGCTGAACGTGGTTGAATTCGAGGGCAAGGAGGTCGAGAGCGTCGGCCTGATCAAGATGGATTTCCTGGGGCTGCGTACGCTGTCGATCATCAAGGACGCCGTGGAGAATGTCAAGGCGGTGCACGGCGTGGACGTGGACATCGACGACATCCCGCTGGACGACGCCCAGACCTACGAGGTCTTTGCACGCGGCGATACCACCGGCCTGTTCCAGTTCGAGTCCCCGGGCATGAAGAAGCACCTGCGCAACCTCAAGCCCAACCGTTTCGAAGACCTGATCGCCATGAACGCCCTCTACCGTCCGGGCCCGATGGAGTACATCCCCAATTTCATCGCCCGCAAGCACGGGCAGGAGCCGGTGACCTACGAGATCGCCGACATGGAGGAGTACCTGAGCGACACCTACGGCATCACGGTCTACCAGGAGCAGGTCATGTTGCTGTCGCAGAAGCTCGCAGGGTTCACGGGCGGCGAGGCCGATACGCTGCGTAAGGCCATGGGTAAGAAGAAGCGCGACGTGCTGGACAAGATGAAGCCCAAGTTCATCAACGGCTGTAAGGAGCGCGGGCACGACGAGAAGATCTGCGACAAGATATGGGGCGACTGGGAGGCGTTCGCATCCTATGCCTTCAACAAGTCGCACTCGACCTGCTATGCCTACGTGGCCTACCAGACCGGTTACCTGAAGGCGCACTACCCTTCGGAGTTCATGGCGGCGCTGCTGAGCCGAAACCTGGCGGACATCAAGCAGCTGACGCTCTACATGAACGAGTGCAAGCGCATGGGTATCCGGGTGCTGGGGCCCGACATCAACGAGTCGATGCGCACCTTCTCGTCTAACAAGTCCGGCGACGTGCGTTTCGGGCTGGGGGCCGTGAAGGGTGTCGGCGAAGCCGCCGTGGAGAGCATCATCGCCGAACGCAACGCCAACGGCCGCTTCAAGGACATATACGACCTGATGGAGCGCGTGAACTTCACGGCCGTGAACCGCAAATGCTTCGAGAACCTGGCCTATGCCGGCGGGTTCGATTCGATATCGGGCTTCCACCGGGGCAAGTTCTTCGGGGCGGATGCACGCGACAATACGGGCATCACCTTCATCGAACAGCTGATGCGTTACGGACAGCGTTTCCAGGCCGAGAAGAACAACGCCCAGCAAAGCCTGTTCGGAGGCGGCGGGCAGGTGGACATCCAGCGCCCCGTGCTGCCGGCGTGCAAAGACTGGACGCAGCTGGAGACCCTGGCCAAGGAGCGCGAGATGATCGGCCTTTACCTGTCGGCACACCCGCTGGACGACTATAAGGTCATCATCAACCACATGTGCAAGACCCAGCTCACGGAGCTGGAGAACCTCGATCCCTTCAAGGGGCAGGAGATCGCCGTGGCGGGCATGGTCGTGAGCGTGCAGAACCTGATGACCAAAACCGGCAAGCCGTGGGGCAAGTTCGTGCTGGAGGATTACAATGGCACGCACGAATTCGCGCTGTTCGGCAAGGACTACGAGAATTTCCGCAAATACCTCTTTGCGGATTATTTCCTCTTTATCCGCGGCCGCGTGCAGCCCAAGCCCTATAACGACAAGGAGCTGGAATTCAAGATCATCTCGATGGTGCAGCTCTCGGAGATGCGCGACACGATGATCAAGGAGATGCATGTGCAGCTGCCCGTGCAGGAAGTGACGCAGGAGCTGATCCGCGACCTGTCGGAACGTGTCCGCGAAGCTCGGGGCGAAACCCTGTTCCGGGTCAATGTCTACGACCGCGACGCGCATGTCTCGCTGAGCCTTTTCTCGAAAAGCTATAAGGTGAGCCTCACGCAGTCGCTGGTAGGCTATTTGGAGGACAACGACATAAAGTATTCGATCGCATAA
- a CDS encoding DUF2007 domain-containing protein: MQDETMVVLAEYNSITEAEIAKSMLDSAGIWSMIRNEYMSAIYPIGTMPAQVVVRPEDAEKARAMLQHR, from the coding sequence ATGCAAGACGAAACCATGGTTGTATTGGCGGAATACAACTCCATCACAGAAGCCGAGATCGCGAAATCCATGCTCGACAGCGCAGGGATCTGGTCGATGATCCGCAACGAATATATGTCGGCCATTTACCCCATAGGCACCATGCCCGCACAGGTCGTCGTGCGTCCCGAGGACGCCGAGAAGGCCAGGGCGATGCTTCAGCACAGATAA
- a CDS encoding energy transducer TonB yields the protein MKRTAILLAALALWCGAAAQQTQPPRFQGADAKRFMARLMGETEKLAIEKQIPASELSPQVVVAFTVDTAGRVDGWRFLDNTCQGRDKCDAEPATERTKQLVTEALGRLEAWTPARKDGLPVSYTWRLTMRLPVEKIAKRQEADPLLFMGGDPDETFHAWARVRLRYDERFSSRGVAGLVHVRFYIEPDGKVTIGEVLSSPDEKLSREVIRVIKASKGHWVPRRVRGVPQRTAYEYRINFT from the coding sequence ATGAAACGTACAGCGATCTTATTGGCGGCACTGGCCCTGTGGTGCGGTGCCGCGGCGCAGCAGACCCAGCCGCCCCGTTTCCAGGGCGCCGATGCCAAACGCTTCATGGCAAGGCTGATGGGCGAAACCGAGAAATTGGCGATAGAGAAGCAAATCCCGGCGTCGGAGCTTTCGCCGCAGGTCGTGGTCGCCTTTACGGTGGACACGGCGGGACGGGTGGACGGGTGGCGTTTCCTGGACAATACCTGTCAGGGGCGCGACAAATGCGATGCCGAGCCCGCGACGGAGCGTACGAAGCAGCTCGTGACCGAGGCGTTGGGGCGCCTCGAAGCGTGGACGCCGGCCCGGAAGGACGGTCTGCCCGTAAGTTATACCTGGCGGCTGACGATGCGCCTTCCGGTGGAGAAGATCGCCAAGCGGCAGGAGGCCGACCCGTTGCTGTTCATGGGCGGCGACCCCGACGAGACCTTCCATGCGTGGGCGCGGGTGCGGCTGCGTTACGACGAGCGGTTCTCCTCGCGCGGCGTGGCCGGGCTGGTGCATGTGCGTTTCTACATCGAACCGGACGGGAAGGTCACGATCGGCGAGGTGCTCTCGTCGCCCGACGAGAAACTCTCCCGGGAGGTCATCCGCGTCATCAAGGCCAGCAAAGGCCACTGGGTGCCCCGCCGCGTGCGCGGCGTGCCGCAGCGGACGGCCTACGAATACCGGATCAACTTCACTTGA
- a CDS encoding shikimate dehydrogenase family protein, translated as MRRFGLIGRPLGHSASAAYFAAKFEREGIADCTYTLYELPEIGALERLLAETPDLCGFNVTIPYKREVMALLDDLSHDARLVGAVNCVRRTADSRLVGHNTDVIGLRAAFDCLLGGEQPSHALVLGTGGASQAVQYVLAERGIPFDLVSRDAAKGNYTYDNLPCEAVEQSRLIVNASPVGTYPAVDAAPRIPYGYLAPGHYLLDLVYNPPLTRFLDLGRQRGARILNGEVMFRRQAEASWRIWNE; from the coding sequence ATGCGGCGTTTCGGACTTATCGGCCGGCCGCTGGGGCACTCCGCTTCGGCAGCCTATTTCGCGGCGAAATTCGAACGCGAGGGAATTGCCGACTGCACCTACACCCTCTACGAACTGCCCGAAATCGGGGCGCTGGAGCGCCTGCTGGCGGAGACTCCCGACCTGTGCGGCTTCAACGTCACGATCCCCTACAAACGCGAGGTCATGGCGCTGCTCGACGACCTGTCGCACGATGCGCGGCTGGTCGGCGCCGTGAACTGCGTGCGCCGTACGGCAGACTCACGCCTCGTGGGACACAATACCGATGTCATCGGCCTGCGGGCCGCCTTCGACTGCCTGCTCGGGGGCGAACAGCCCTCGCATGCCCTCGTACTGGGTACGGGTGGGGCGTCGCAGGCCGTGCAGTATGTGCTCGCCGAGCGGGGCATCCCGTTCGACCTCGTGTCACGCGACGCCGCAAAGGGCAACTACACCTACGACAACCTGCCGTGCGAGGCCGTGGAGCAGAGCCGCCTCATAGTCAACGCATCGCCCGTGGGAACCTACCCCGCCGTCGATGCCGCGCCGCGAATCCCCTACGGCTACCTTGCGCCCGGGCACTACCTGCTCGACCTGGTATACAACCCGCCCCTGACCCGGTTCCTCGACCTGGGGCGCCAGCGCGGGGCGCGCATACTCAACGGCGAGGTGATGTTCCGCCGGCAGGCCGAGGCTTCGTGGCGGATATGGAACGAATAA
- a CDS encoding DUF368 domain-containing protein, with amino-acid sequence MKFTQYLLLAAKGCAMGMADVVPGVSGGTIAFISGIYEELIESIKSVNGTALRLLGTLRLKEFWRHVNGRFLLPVLIGIGIAIFSLARLMTYLLTHHPIAIWSFFFGLIVASALLVARQIGHWNVRTVAACLVGAAAAWWITIATPTETPDTWWFIMLSGAIAICAMILPGISGAFILLLLGKYQFIMQAVGDLNIPVIVIFVVGAVAGIISFSHLLSWLLKHWHDVTVAVLMGFMVGSLNKVWPWKEVVETYTDSHGKIMPLVESNVAPGRFEALTQQDALLAEAIVLCIVGFLAIYCIELAARIVVKKQEE; translated from the coding sequence ATGAAATTTACACAATACCTGCTGCTTGCAGCGAAGGGCTGCGCCATGGGCATGGCCGATGTGGTTCCCGGGGTCTCGGGAGGAACGATCGCCTTTATTTCGGGTATCTACGAGGAGCTGATCGAGTCGATCAAGAGCGTGAACGGCACCGCCCTGCGGCTGCTCGGCACATTGCGTCTGAAGGAGTTCTGGCGCCACGTCAACGGCCGTTTCCTTTTGCCCGTGCTGATCGGGATCGGGATCGCCATCTTCTCGCTGGCGCGGCTGATGACCTACCTGCTCACGCACCATCCGATCGCCATCTGGTCGTTCTTCTTCGGGCTGATCGTCGCCTCGGCGCTGCTCGTGGCCAGGCAGATCGGGCACTGGAACGTCCGGACTGTCGCCGCATGCCTGGTCGGCGCGGCCGCCGCATGGTGGATCACCATCGCCACGCCGACCGAGACCCCCGACACGTGGTGGTTCATCATGCTGTCGGGCGCCATCGCTATCTGCGCCATGATCCTGCCCGGCATTTCGGGCGCCTTCATCCTGCTCTTGCTGGGCAAGTACCAGTTCATCATGCAGGCCGTGGGCGACCTGAATATCCCGGTCATCGTGATCTTCGTCGTGGGCGCCGTGGCGGGCATCATCAGCTTTTCGCACCTGCTGTCGTGGCTGCTCAAGCACTGGCATGACGTGACGGTGGCGGTGCTGATGGGTTTCATGGTCGGCTCGCTCAACAAGGTGTGGCCGTGGAAAGAGGTCGTCGAAACCTACACCGACAGCCACGGCAAGATCATGCCGCTCGTCGAGAGCAACGTCGCGCCCGGCCGTTTCGAGGCCCTCACGCAGCAGGATGCACTGCTCGCGGAGGCCATCGTACTCTGCATCGTGGGATTCCTGGCGATTTACTGCATCGAACTCGCGGCGCGCATCGTCGTCAAAAAACAGGAGGAATAG
- a CDS encoding DUF3276 family protein yields MTPHQPSRRDAEEYGDQILSKAVKAGRRTYFFDVRATRGDDYFLTITESRKMQNPDGSFSYDRHKIFLYKEDFAKFSEGLSEAVDFIRRSKPEFFERKPEPAEG; encoded by the coding sequence ATGACCCCTCACCAACCATCCCGCCGGGATGCGGAAGAATATGGAGACCAGATTCTTTCCAAAGCCGTGAAAGCCGGCCGCCGCACTTATTTCTTCGATGTGCGTGCCACGCGCGGCGACGACTATTTCCTGACGATCACCGAGAGCCGCAAGATGCAGAACCCCGACGGGAGTTTCTCGTACGACCGGCACAAGATCTTCCTCTACAAGGAGGATTTCGCCAAATTCTCCGAAGGGCTGTCCGAGGCCGTCGATTTCATCCGCCGCAGCAAGCCCGAATTTTTCGAGCGCAAGCCCGAACCCGCGGAAGGATGA
- a CDS encoding S41 family peptidase → MRKLFAFISVLFVLPLAAQDAGAVRQLQKLTQVYRYLNGLYVDEVDMQPLVESAITGMLEDLDPHSAYIGADEMKGVQESFEGEFSGIGVEFNILRDTVIVVNTIVGGPAERVGVQPNDRIVRIDTLDAVGFKQTDVPKYLRGKTGSKVEIDVVRQGEPEPLHFVIVRDKIPLNTVDAAYMAADGVGYVKVNRFGRTTMPEFREAYRKLGKPGALILDLRGNGGGLLDQAVEMAGFFLPRGALIVSTEGRAVPPMSFSAPVNGDDLGGRLVVLIDENSASASEIVAGAVQDWDRGIVVGRPSFGKGLVQRQIGLGDGSAVRITVARYHTPSGRVIQRPYEKGKRREYYLDHLRRYDDPMRDSLDAGAPEYRTLRTGRTVYGGGGIRPDVLVGADTAGFSAYYANLIRRGVVNEYVISYMDRERAALEKAYPAFEAFDKGFEAGDAMLEGLTGLGGQRGVEFDEQGFAASAPLMRIQLKALVAQRLFDTAAFYRVMNPAQNEAYRRAVEILADWEHKGESLLAPED, encoded by the coding sequence ATGCGAAAGCTTTTTGCATTTATATCGGTTCTTTTCGTCCTGCCCCTTGCGGCGCAGGATGCCGGGGCTGTGCGGCAGTTGCAGAAGCTGACGCAGGTTTACCGTTACCTGAACGGGTTGTACGTCGACGAGGTGGACATGCAGCCGCTGGTCGAGAGCGCCATCACCGGGATGCTCGAAGACCTCGACCCCCATTCGGCCTATATCGGGGCTGACGAGATGAAGGGCGTGCAGGAGAGCTTCGAAGGGGAGTTCAGCGGCATCGGCGTCGAATTCAACATCCTGCGGGACACGGTCATCGTGGTCAATACGATCGTCGGGGGCCCGGCCGAGCGCGTCGGGGTGCAGCCCAACGACCGTATCGTGCGCATAGACACGCTGGATGCCGTGGGTTTCAAGCAGACGGACGTCCCCAAGTACCTGCGCGGAAAGACCGGCTCGAAGGTCGAGATCGACGTCGTGCGCCAGGGCGAACCGGAACCGCTCCATTTCGTGATCGTGCGGGACAAGATTCCGCTCAACACCGTGGACGCCGCCTACATGGCCGCCGACGGCGTGGGGTATGTCAAGGTCAACCGCTTCGGCCGCACGACGATGCCGGAGTTCCGCGAGGCGTACCGGAAACTCGGGAAACCCGGGGCGCTGATCCTCGACCTGCGCGGCAACGGCGGCGGGCTGCTCGACCAGGCGGTCGAGATGGCCGGTTTCTTCCTGCCGCGCGGCGCCCTGATCGTCTCGACCGAGGGGCGTGCCGTGCCGCCCATGTCGTTCAGCGCGCCGGTCAACGGCGACGACCTCGGGGGAAGGCTGGTGGTGCTGATCGACGAAAATTCGGCTTCGGCGAGCGAGATCGTCGCCGGTGCCGTGCAGGATTGGGACCGGGGCATCGTCGTCGGCCGCCCGAGTTTCGGCAAAGGGCTGGTGCAGCGCCAGATCGGACTGGGGGACGGCTCGGCCGTGCGCATCACCGTGGCCCGCTACCACACCCCTTCGGGGCGCGTCATCCAGCGGCCCTACGAGAAGGGCAAGCGCCGCGAATACTACCTCGACCACCTGCGCCGCTATGACGACCCGATGCGCGATTCGCTCGATGCCGGGGCGCCGGAGTACCGCACCCTGCGTACGGGGCGCACGGTCTACGGCGGGGGCGGCATCCGCCCCGACGTCCTGGTCGGGGCCGATACGGCCGGGTTCTCGGCCTACTATGCCAACCTGATCCGCCGCGGCGTGGTCAACGAATACGTCATTTCCTATATGGATCGGGAGCGTGCCGCACTGGAGAAGGCCTACCCCGCGTTCGAGGCGTTCGACAAGGGGTTCGAGGCCGGCGACGCGATGCTCGAAGGGCTTACCGGGCTGGGCGGACAGCGCGGCGTGGAGTTCGACGAGCAGGGCTTCGCAGCCTCGGCGCCGCTGATGCGCATACAGCTCAAGGCGCTCGTGGCGCAGCGGCTTTTCGATACGGCAGCATTCTACCGGGTGATGAACCCGGCGCAGAACGAGGCCTACCGCCGCGCCGTGGAGATACTCGCCGATTGGGAGCACAAGGGGGAATCCCTGCTGGCGCCGGAAGATTAG